A genomic segment from Moorena sp. SIOASIH encodes:
- a CDS encoding NHLP family bacteriocin export ABC transporter peptidase/permease/ATPase subunit: MRVKTPTILQMEAVECGAASLAIILAYYNRIVPLAELRIECGVSRDGSKASNVILAARRYGMVADGFKAEHLEQLQELSPPYIVFWQFNHFLVVEGFSKHWVFLNDPATGPRRIYWEEFDEGFTGIVLVMEPGTDFNKGGRKPSVILGLIDRLQGSVGAILYCILAGFLLVMPGLAIPVFSQVFVDEILVENRTEWLRPLILGMIITTVFQGILTLLRLRYLRKLRIKLAVGMSTRFLWHILRLPVRFYAQRYAGEISNRASLNNKVGQVLSGQLATTVIDTVMILFYAVVMFAYDGVLTLIGICFSAINGLALQWVARQRVDANMRLVQDWGKAAGVSIAALQSMETLKASALESDFFSRWSGYYAKAAIAQQELDLTNQMLGVLPILLSSLTSMLILVVGGWRVMDGNLSIGMLVAFQSLMISFQQPVNTLVDFGSTLQELEGDLNRLDDVLGNSLDSEVEREGERERGRWGDGEKSDLIQNLKGYVELRDVTFGYSHVDPPLIENFSLSLQPGQRVALVGASGSGKSTLAKLICGLYQPWEGEILLDGTPRREIPREVLASSLSLVEQDIFLFGGTVRDNLTLWNATVTDQQLVQACQDAVIHEAVMAIPGGYDGELLEGGVNLSGGQRQRLEIARALVKNPAILVMDEATSALDAQTEQMIVSNLRTRQCSCILVAHRLSTIRDCDEIIVLEGGKVVQRGTHEELWEEGGVYQRLIRSEG, translated from the coding sequence ATGCGTGTTAAAACTCCTACTATTTTACAAATGGAAGCAGTCGAATGCGGAGCCGCTTCCTTAGCTATTATTCTTGCTTACTATAATCGCATTGTGCCCTTAGCTGAACTGCGGATTGAGTGTGGGGTTTCCCGTGATGGCAGCAAAGCTTCTAATGTGATTCTTGCTGCTAGACGTTACGGAATGGTTGCAGATGGATTTAAGGCAGAACACTTAGAACAACTTCAAGAATTATCTCCCCCCTACATTGTCTTTTGGCAGTTCAATCACTTCCTGGTGGTGGAAGGATTCAGCAAACATTGGGTATTCCTCAATGACCCCGCTACGGGTCCCCGGAGGATTTATTGGGAGGAATTTGATGAGGGGTTTACTGGCATTGTCTTAGTGATGGAACCCGGAACCGACTTTAACAAGGGGGGTCGTAAACCTAGTGTTATCTTAGGGTTGATTGACCGTTTGCAAGGTTCAGTTGGGGCAATTTTATACTGTATTTTGGCAGGATTTCTGTTAGTTATGCCAGGATTAGCTATCCCAGTCTTCAGTCAGGTGTTTGTGGATGAGATTCTGGTAGAAAATCGCACGGAATGGCTGCGTCCCCTAATTTTAGGGATGATTATTACGACGGTGTTTCAAGGAATTCTGACCCTGCTGCGACTGCGCTATTTACGAAAGCTGAGGATTAAACTGGCTGTGGGGATGTCCACTCGTTTCCTATGGCATATTTTGCGATTGCCTGTCAGATTTTATGCTCAAAGATATGCCGGGGAAATTAGCAATCGTGCCAGTCTGAATAATAAAGTGGGTCAGGTGCTATCTGGACAATTGGCAACTACGGTGATTGATACGGTGATGATATTGTTCTATGCTGTGGTGATGTTTGCCTATGACGGAGTACTGACTTTAATTGGTATCTGTTTTTCCGCCATCAATGGCTTGGCCTTGCAGTGGGTAGCCAGACAGCGGGTGGATGCTAATATGCGCTTAGTCCAAGATTGGGGGAAAGCTGCGGGGGTAAGTATTGCAGCGCTCCAGAGTATGGAAACCTTGAAAGCATCAGCCTTGGAGTCGGATTTCTTTTCCCGCTGGTCTGGTTATTATGCCAAAGCTGCGATCGCTCAGCAAGAGTTGGACCTCACAAACCAGATGTTGGGGGTTTTACCCATATTACTTAGCTCCTTAACCTCGATGTTGATCTTAGTAGTTGGGGGTTGGCGGGTGATGGATGGAAACCTCAGCATTGGGATGTTGGTGGCGTTTCAAAGTTTGATGATCAGTTTTCAACAACCTGTTAATACCTTGGTAGATTTCGGGAGTACCCTCCAGGAATTAGAAGGGGATTTAAATCGTTTAGATGATGTGTTAGGTAATTCCCTTGATTCGGAAGTGGAGAGAGAGGGAGAGAGGGAGAGAGGGAGATGGGGAGATGGGGAGAAGTCGGATTTAATCCAAAATCTAAAAGGTTATGTGGAGTTACGGGATGTTACTTTTGGTTACTCCCATGTAGACCCGCCGTTGATTGAGAACTTCAGTCTATCCTTGCAACCAGGACAACGGGTGGCTTTAGTTGGTGCTAGTGGTTCGGGGAAATCTACCCTGGCTAAACTGATCTGTGGACTTTATCAACCTTGGGAAGGGGAGATTCTCTTGGATGGGACTCCTAGAAGGGAAATTCCGCGAGAGGTGTTGGCCAGTTCTTTATCACTAGTGGAACAGGATATCTTTCTGTTTGGTGGTACGGTGCGGGATAATTTGACTTTATGGAATGCTACAGTAACCGATCAGCAATTAGTCCAAGCTTGTCAAGATGCGGTTATCCATGAAGCAGTCATGGCAATTCCGGGGGGATATGACGGGGAATTGCTCGAAGGTGGTGTGAATTTAAGTGGCGGACAGCGACAACGGTTGGAAATTGCCCGGGCATTGGTGAAAAATCCAGCAATTTTGGTGATGGATGAAGCGACGTCTGCTTTAGATGCCCAGACAGAACAAATGATTGTGTCAAATTTGCGTACGCGTCAGTGTAGTTGTATTTTGGTAGCCCACCGCCTGAGTACGATTCGGGATTGTGATGAAATTATTGTGCTGGAAGGGGGTAAGGTAGTGCAGCGGGGTACTCATGAGGAATTGTGGGAGGAAGGGGGAGTTTATCAGAGGTTGATTCGTTCAGAAGGGTGA
- a CDS encoding Gmad2 immunoglobulin-like domain-containing protein gives MIDTINTNKIRHQTSQVDTGTPEPRNSLPTISVRQPIAHDIVDNPIRVCGIATGFEGIINVRVRDNNGTELFRNFLTVGANGILANFSVGLPLDIVPATPQGTLEIFSISAANGSETNQVIVPIVFGNALLLRYFGFYQYTVIPGDTLFSIAQQVYGEGRLYPRILEANRHKINRPDQIYPGLVLRVPVSKF, from the coding sequence ATGATTGACACAATTAACACCAATAAGATTAGGCACCAAACCTCACAGGTTGACACAGGTACCCCTGAGCCAAGAAACAGTCTACCTACCATTTCCGTTCGTCAGCCCATAGCCCACGACATTGTTGACAATCCCATCCGTGTCTGCGGCATTGCTACTGGCTTTGAAGGCATCATTAACGTCCGTGTCCGGGACAATAATGGTACTGAGTTATTCCGGAATTTTCTAACTGTTGGCGCTAATGGCATCCTAGCTAACTTCTCAGTAGGATTGCCATTGGACATCGTACCAGCAACTCCCCAAGGTACCCTTGAAATTTTCAGTATCTCAGCAGCAAACGGCAGTGAAACCAATCAGGTAATCGTGCCAATAGTTTTCGGCAACGCCTTGCTGCTTCGATACTTTGGTTTCTATCAATACACTGTCATCCCCGGTGACACCCTCTTCAGCATCGCCCAACAAGTTTACGGTGAGGGCAGATTGTACCCTCGGATATTAGAAGCCAACCGACACAAGATTAACCGTCCTGATCAGATCTATCCAGGATTAGTGTTACGAGTTCCAGTGTCAAAGTTTTAG
- a CDS encoding SWIM zinc finger family protein, with amino-acid sequence MTNYEIETQEWWVERWNDLLNSYRFKKRLERGRIYAKEGNILSIDFLGPQVVAKVQGTAPEPYELTISIEPFTEEDWNYVVQTLASKAIYSAQLLAGEMPHNIEEVFTANGLSLFPFTLSDVRSRCNCPDPKNPCKHIAAVYYELGDRFSEDPFVLFQLRGSTKEQILDALRKLRSGQAGETSATEQQSSIPNLTSGDQNTEEGESAIGDPETSVNIQQFWQYDQPLDSSLVVIAPPTDSGTVLDVLGTIPLGAADPRVMQYLKGIYQIVSQQAVISALNRDS; translated from the coding sequence ATGACAAACTACGAAATCGAAACCCAAGAATGGTGGGTAGAACGTTGGAATGACTTACTCAATTCCTATCGCTTCAAAAAGCGTTTGGAACGGGGACGTATCTATGCCAAAGAAGGCAACATTCTCAGTATTGACTTTCTAGGACCACAAGTAGTCGCCAAAGTTCAAGGAACTGCTCCGGAGCCCTATGAACTAACCATTTCCATCGAACCCTTTACCGAGGAAGACTGGAATTATGTCGTGCAAACCCTGGCAAGTAAAGCAATTTACTCAGCTCAGTTATTAGCAGGAGAAATGCCCCATAATATCGAAGAAGTATTTACTGCCAATGGTTTAAGTTTATTTCCCTTCACCCTCTCCGACGTTCGTTCCCGATGCAATTGCCCCGATCCCAAAAATCCTTGTAAGCATATCGCAGCAGTATACTATGAATTAGGCGATCGCTTCAGCGAAGACCCCTTTGTTTTGTTCCAGTTGCGGGGAAGCACCAAAGAACAAATCCTTGATGCCTTGCGTAAATTACGGAGTGGTCAAGCAGGAGAAACTTCGGCCACAGAGCAGCAATCTTCAATCCCAAATCTCACTTCCGGTGATCAAAACACAGAAGAGGGGGAATCAGCCATCGGCGATCCTGAAACCTCAGTCAATATTCAGCAATTTTGGCAATACGATCAGCCCCTCGATTCTTCCCTTGTGGTGATTGCACCACCAACAGATAGTGGAACCGTCCTTGATGTCTTAGGAACAATTCCTCTAGGAGCAGCTGACCCTCGTGTCATGCAGTATTTAAAGGGAATTTATCAGATAGTCAGCCAGCAAGCTGTAATTTCAGCATTAAATCGAGATAGCTAA
- a CDS encoding class I SAM-dependent methyltransferase: MSLYSELIFPRFLDWAMSDPVLTKYRQEVLSQVSGQVFEIGFGTGLNLRYYPKQLEKITTIDANPGMQSLAKKRIHESEITVDFRVLNGESLPMADHSFDSVVSTWTLCSIARVNQAIQEIYRVLKPGGKFFFIEHGLSDEPKVQVWQNRLTPVQKIIADGCHLNRNIKQLVENHFEILKLEEFYEPKFSKILGYMYKGVAQKS, translated from the coding sequence ATGAGTTTATATTCAGAGTTAATTTTCCCCCGATTTCTGGACTGGGCTATGTCTGACCCGGTCTTAACCAAGTATCGTCAAGAGGTTTTATCTCAGGTGTCTGGGCAAGTATTTGAAATTGGCTTTGGCACAGGATTAAATTTAAGGTATTACCCCAAACAACTGGAAAAAATTACCACGATTGATGCTAATCCAGGTATGCAGTCCTTAGCAAAAAAACGTATTCATGAATCGGAAATTACTGTTGATTTTCGGGTACTGAATGGGGAAAGTTTACCGATGGCTGACCATAGCTTTGATAGTGTAGTTAGCACCTGGACTTTGTGCAGTATTGCTAGGGTAAATCAGGCTATACAGGAAATTTATCGGGTGCTAAAACCAGGGGGAAAGTTCTTTTTTATTGAGCATGGACTGAGTGATGAGCCTAAGGTTCAGGTTTGGCAAAATCGCTTGACTCCTGTACAAAAGATTATTGCGGATGGCTGTCATCTCAATCGTAATATCAAACAGCTGGTTGAAAACCATTTCGAGATTCTGAAGTTAGAAGAGTTTTATGAACCCAAATTTTCTAAGATTCTGGGCTATATGTATAAGGGTGTGGCTCAGAAGTCTTGA
- a CDS encoding rhomboid family intramembrane serine protease codes for MTTIFDWINQFRNAWGDNFQAVGDLVLYAWIISFVNLVLCGGALNEKFGIQPRTWLGLVGILFSPFLHKDWKHLIGNTIPFALLGCWVLLRGTDDFWVVTLVIVLVGGLAEWLLGSPNSVSYGASGVVFGYVAFLIAQGYLEDNPLLVIGSIAIGGVYGFTLRGLFPGETGISWQGHLFGFLAGMLAASYLDTFRNMFL; via the coding sequence ATGACAACTATATTTGATTGGATTAATCAATTCCGAAATGCTTGGGGTGACAACTTCCAGGCGGTGGGTGATTTGGTTCTTTATGCCTGGATTATAAGTTTTGTCAATTTAGTCTTATGCGGGGGAGCACTTAACGAAAAGTTTGGTATCCAACCCCGCACCTGGCTCGGGCTAGTTGGTATTTTGTTTTCACCATTCTTGCACAAAGACTGGAAACACTTAATCGGAAACACTATTCCTTTCGCGCTCCTTGGCTGTTGGGTGTTGTTACGAGGAACGGATGATTTCTGGGTCGTGACCTTGGTGATAGTCTTGGTTGGTGGTTTAGCTGAATGGCTACTTGGTTCACCTAACAGTGTCTCTTATGGCGCGAGCGGTGTAGTTTTTGGGTATGTAGCTTTTCTGATCGCACAGGGGTATTTAGAAGATAACCCCCTGTTAGTCATAGGTTCTATTGCTATCGGTGGTGTCTATGGTTTTACACTCAGAGGTTTATTTCCTGGTGAAACAGGGATCTCCTGGCAAGGACATTTATTTGGCTTCCTGGCAGGTATGCTTGCAGCCAGCTATCTGGACACCTTTCGGAATATGTTTCTGTAA
- a CDS encoding serpin family protein, translating to MVILEQGISNGDDLMNHQILSRIATVMAVSILLTGILGCVSEKTNALDPLPNSEPRKESISADQQPNLDVDTNLVEANTKFGFKLFSEILKQDTNKNVFVSPTSIAIALDMAYNGASGETQEAMAKVLELEGLSLDQLNQGNNALKASLENADPDVQLSIANSLWANQGIDINPKFIKNNQEFYDAEVTELDFSSANAAKKINRWVKNNTNGKIKTIVDRTQADDLLFLINAIYFKGSWTREFDKSQTSDQAFYLSDLSQKQHPMMYQYGKYKYYENDAFQAVSIPYGKERLSLYVFLPREGSSLAEFKQQLTAENWLQWMKEFRSRDGSIRLPRFKFEYDIKLNDSLKALGMDVAFTDNADFSNLTSQSAAISQVKHKTFVEVNEEGTEAAAATSIGIVPTSISIDQPFNLVVNRPFFCTVRDNKTGAILFMGSIVEP from the coding sequence ATGGTCATATTAGAACAGGGTATTAGCAACGGAGACGATCTGATGAACCATCAAATCCTTAGTCGTATAGCCACTGTTATGGCAGTCAGCATCCTGCTTACAGGTATATTGGGGTGTGTGTCGGAAAAAACCAATGCCCTTGACCCTCTGCCTAACTCCGAACCAAGGAAAGAATCAATTTCAGCTGACCAGCAACCAAATCTAGACGTAGATACCAATCTTGTAGAGGCTAATACTAAATTTGGCTTCAAGCTATTCTCAGAAATTCTCAAGCAGGACACCAACAAGAATGTTTTTGTCTCTCCTACCAGCATCGCCATTGCCCTAGACATGGCTTACAACGGTGCCAGCGGTGAGACTCAAGAGGCTATGGCAAAAGTCCTAGAATTAGAGGGATTGAGTCTAGATCAACTCAACCAGGGGAATAACGCCTTAAAAGCTAGCTTGGAAAATGCTGACCCTGATGTCCAGCTGTCCATTGCCAACTCCCTGTGGGCTAACCAAGGCATTGACATCAATCCCAAATTTATTAAAAACAACCAGGAATTCTACGACGCAGAGGTCACAGAACTTGATTTTAGTAGTGCAAATGCTGCAAAAAAAATTAACCGTTGGGTCAAAAATAACACAAACGGCAAAATCAAAACGATTGTCGATCGCACTCAAGCGGATGACTTACTATTCTTAATCAATGCCATCTATTTCAAAGGCAGCTGGACAAGAGAATTCGATAAGAGTCAAACGTCTGATCAAGCTTTTTATCTCTCTGATTTAAGCCAAAAGCAACACCCGATGATGTATCAGTATGGGAAGTATAAGTACTATGAAAATGATGCCTTTCAAGCTGTAAGTATTCCCTACGGTAAAGAACGGCTGAGTTTGTATGTTTTCTTACCCCGTGAAGGGAGCAGCTTGGCAGAATTTAAACAACAACTCACAGCGGAAAACTGGCTACAATGGATGAAAGAGTTTAGGTCTCGAGATGGGTCAATTCGGCTACCGCGCTTTAAATTTGAATACGATATTAAACTCAACGATTCCCTAAAAGCGTTGGGGATGGATGTGGCGTTTACCGATAACGCTGATTTTTCTAATCTGACCTCTCAATCAGCAGCCATTAGTCAAGTCAAGCACAAAACCTTTGTAGAAGTTAATGAAGAAGGCACTGAAGCAGCCGCTGCTACTTCTATCGGTATTGTTCCCACTTCCATTAGTATAGATCAACCATTCAATCTAGTGGTTAACCGTCCTTTTTTCTGTACTGTTCGGGACAATAAAACTGGAGCAATTTTGTTCATGGGTTCGATTGTGGAACCGTAA
- a CDS encoding glycoside hydrolase family 68 protein gives MIQQLDQGRSDAATLEQLFNHDISIQTTPHQPAPSQAAVSKYLLLYLQGGKDLEGVPWQRGEMGGAILSENLSVIKDLGPVFEPDRDDYWRSSRLLAGSLRLVNENSLYFFYGGSPDRPNLLHEYIGFCKGIIRDNHEIDWQAPQLIEFRDWEKYYDYSDHPLMPDQRHRQLRDPFPIFHEGKYWMFLSAAAKTNSQPNKGCIGLAVADQLEGPYTLLPPALFPHFMTNEGEQGLFYECERSHVYYKGGMWHMFFSVMKQHVNPRWLEQLGDDAASITDSSLYHFVSPQINGPYQPAGVVPVVKGSSESNLYAINFERNNQEDLIAYGLNLGMQELDVSGQWKVLWDNDYPEIKKVSPSGQQSVADPSSLLYGREGYFIWDAILFKLPPKVN, from the coding sequence ATGATACAACAACTCGATCAGGGCAGGAGCGACGCTGCGACCTTAGAGCAACTGTTCAACCATGATATCAGCATCCAGACAACGCCTCATCAACCTGCTCCAAGTCAAGCAGCTGTCTCAAAATATCTCCTGCTTTACCTTCAAGGAGGAAAGGATTTAGAGGGAGTGCCTTGGCAGAGAGGAGAAATGGGTGGGGCTATTCTTAGTGAAAATTTGTCTGTAATTAAAGACTTAGGTCCTGTCTTTGAGCCAGACCGGGACGACTACTGGCGAAGCTCTCGCCTTCTAGCAGGAAGCTTACGGTTGGTAAACGAAAATTCCCTGTATTTCTTTTACGGTGGATCTCCAGACCGTCCTAATTTGCTTCATGAGTATATTGGCTTCTGTAAGGGAATCATTAGGGATAATCACGAGATTGATTGGCAAGCTCCCCAACTGATCGAATTTCGTGATTGGGAGAAATATTACGATTACTCCGACCATCCATTAATGCCGGACCAACGTCACCGCCAGTTGCGGGATCCTTTCCCGATATTTCACGAAGGCAAGTATTGGATGTTTCTATCTGCTGCTGCCAAGACAAATTCCCAACCCAACAAAGGCTGTATTGGTCTAGCAGTAGCAGATCAACTCGAAGGACCCTATACACTCTTGCCACCAGCCTTGTTTCCTCATTTCATGACCAATGAAGGTGAGCAAGGTCTCTTTTACGAGTGTGAACGAAGCCACGTTTACTATAAAGGAGGAATGTGGCACATGTTCTTCTCTGTGATGAAGCAACATGTGAATCCCCGTTGGCTTGAGCAACTTGGTGACGACGCTGCGTCGATTACTGACTCCAGCCTGTACCATTTTGTCTCGCCACAGATCAACGGTCCCTATCAGCCAGCAGGGGTGGTACCGGTTGTGAAAGGATCTTCCGAGTCTAACTTGTATGCGATCAACTTCGAGCGCAATAACCAAGAAGACCTCATTGCCTATGGGTTAAATTTAGGAATGCAGGAACTGGATGTTTCTGGTCAGTGGAAAGTGTTGTGGGACAACGATTATCCAGAAATTAAGAAAGTAAGTCCTTCTGGTCAGCAGAGTGTTGCTGATCCCTCGTCACTATTATATGGACGTGAGGGATACTTTATTTGGGATGCAATTCTATTCAAGCTACCGCCTAAGGTTAACTAG
- the pgsA gene encoding CDP-diacylglycerol--glycerol-3-phosphate 3-phosphatidyltransferase yields MTLPNWITFSRLLGLPFILYFLNHPTDQSRWIGFGIFLLAAGTDWLDGYLARKLNQITDLGKFLDPLVDKFLVLAPLLALIELGQVPAWGVCLILARELTIAGWRVNPKLSGSASIQGANIWGKLKTVSQISAIALLIAPTPDTWIIPSLVLFWLSVVLTLISGLVYLLPANIWSSTAKSTSA; encoded by the coding sequence ATGACTCTGCCTAACTGGATTACCTTTTCCCGCTTACTGGGGTTGCCCTTTATCCTATACTTCCTGAATCACCCAACTGACCAAAGCCGCTGGATCGGTTTCGGGATCTTTCTCCTTGCTGCTGGAACGGATTGGTTAGATGGTTATCTAGCTCGTAAACTGAACCAAATTACTGATTTAGGCAAATTCCTTGATCCGTTAGTGGATAAATTTTTGGTACTAGCGCCCCTACTAGCATTAATTGAGCTAGGTCAGGTACCCGCTTGGGGAGTCTGTTTGATTTTGGCACGGGAGTTAACGATCGCAGGTTGGCGAGTTAACCCCAAGTTATCCGGTAGCGCTAGCATACAGGGAGCCAATATCTGGGGTAAACTCAAAACCGTTAGTCAAATTAGTGCGATCGCACTTTTAATTGCTCCAACTCCCGACACCTGGATCATCCCATCCCTAGTCCTTTTCTGGCTATCGGTGGTCCTAACCTTAATCTCTGGCTTAGTTTACCTGTTACCCGCTAATATCTGGTCATCAACGGCAAAATCTACTTCAGCTTGA
- a CDS encoding NAD-dependent epimerase/dehydratase family protein — MRILIMGGTRFVGVYLTKVLVEMGHEVVLFNRGNKPAPLPGVQQIHGDRKDPNQLKEMLSSQEFDGIFDNNGRELSDTQPLVEIFKDRVQHFVYMSSAGVYLKSDQLPHLEGDPVDPNSRHKGKHHTEAYLQELGVPFTAIRPTYIYGPQNYNDVEAWFFDRIVRDRTIPIPGNGMHITQLGHCQDLARAMAAVLGNREAIGKIYNVSGERYVTFDGLARTCAMACGKSASEVKLVHYDPKQFDFGKRKAFPFRLQHFFADIHKAKTELNWQPEYDLLSGLKDSFEKDYLASGRDQAEVDFAVDDQILAGNR, encoded by the coding sequence ATGCGAATTTTAATCATGGGTGGTACCCGGTTTGTTGGGGTTTATTTAACCAAGGTTTTGGTGGAGATGGGCCATGAAGTGGTGCTGTTCAATCGGGGAAATAAGCCAGCGCCACTGCCAGGAGTCCAACAGATTCATGGCGATCGCAAGGATCCCAATCAGCTCAAGGAAATGTTATCGTCTCAAGAGTTTGATGGAATTTTCGATAATAATGGTCGGGAGTTGAGTGATACTCAACCCTTAGTGGAAATTTTTAAAGACCGGGTGCAGCATTTTGTGTATATGAGTTCGGCTGGGGTGTACTTGAAGTCGGACCAGTTACCCCATCTCGAAGGAGATCCAGTTGATCCCAATTCTCGCCACAAGGGTAAACATCATACTGAGGCTTACCTACAAGAACTTGGGGTGCCGTTTACAGCGATTCGTCCAACTTATATCTATGGTCCCCAAAATTATAATGATGTGGAGGCTTGGTTTTTTGACCGGATTGTTCGCGATCGCACTATTCCCATCCCTGGTAATGGCATGCACATTACTCAGTTAGGTCATTGTCAGGACTTGGCGAGGGCAATGGCCGCAGTACTGGGGAATAGGGAAGCGATTGGGAAAATTTACAACGTGTCCGGGGAACGCTATGTCACCTTTGATGGTTTAGCACGAACCTGTGCTATGGCCTGTGGTAAGTCGGCTTCAGAGGTCAAGCTCGTGCATTATGACCCGAAGCAGTTTGATTTTGGTAAGCGCAAGGCTTTCCCATTTCGATTACAGCACTTTTTTGCTGATATCCATAAGGCTAAGACGGAACTTAACTGGCAACCAGAGTATGATTTGCTTTCGGGACTGAAGGATTCCTTCGAGAAGGATTATCTCGCTTCAGGTCGGGATCAAGCTGAAGTAGATTTTGCCGTTGATGACCAGATATTAGCGGGTAACAGGTAA
- the surE gene encoding 5'/3'-nucleotidase SurE: MTIILTNDDGIDAPGIKALEQAVNGNGNFVIIAPKEHHSGCGHQVTTYKPIHVQRRSDYEYAVSSTPADCTRLAISHIIPEVKWVLSGINAGGNLGVDVYISGTVAAVREAAIQGIPGIAISHWIKKPWVINWEVASRWTARVLADLLNRPIAAGTYWNVNLPHLEPGSPEPEVVFCEPSTQPLPTKYRVEGDHYYYEGEYNKRDRAPGTDVDVCFSGNIAVTQLRL; encoded by the coding sequence ATGACTATAATCCTAACGAACGACGATGGGATAGATGCTCCCGGAATTAAAGCACTAGAGCAAGCGGTCAACGGTAACGGTAATTTTGTAATTATCGCTCCGAAGGAGCATCATTCAGGCTGTGGCCATCAGGTTACTACATATAAACCGATTCACGTCCAACGTCGGTCAGACTATGAGTATGCAGTTTCTAGTACCCCAGCGGATTGTACTCGCCTTGCAATATCACATATTATACCAGAGGTAAAGTGGGTTCTGTCAGGTATTAATGCTGGCGGTAACTTGGGGGTTGATGTCTACATTTCTGGTACAGTGGCGGCGGTTAGGGAAGCGGCGATACAGGGAATACCAGGTATTGCGATTTCCCACTGGATTAAAAAACCTTGGGTGATTAATTGGGAGGTGGCGAGTCGTTGGACAGCTAGGGTGTTGGCGGATTTGTTGAATCGTCCGATTGCTGCTGGTACTTACTGGAATGTGAATTTACCTCACTTGGAACCGGGTTCACCTGAGCCAGAGGTGGTGTTTTGTGAACCGAGTACTCAACCGTTACCGACAAAGTATCGTGTGGAGGGGGATCACTACTATTATGAGGGGGAGTATAACAAACGCGATCGCGCTCCTGGTACTGATGTAGATGTGTGTTTTTCGGGTAATATTGCTGTGACTCAGTTGCGACTTTAA
- a CDS encoding Crp/Fnr family transcriptional regulator yields MQTTAYSELFPLFNTASPKTLEWFESIAVEHEYPTDRAIIMEDAWGNAVYFIVSGWVKVRHLRGENDVTLAILGRGDFFGEMAILDESPRSTDIVAMSNVRLLTISAQRFIQTLFKDPQLHHRMLQLMVRRLRQSNVRLQNRYQPPAVNLVNTLVGLADNYGEITEKGTEIYNISYQDLADITDISVEDTTKIMEKLESKGWIKADPEQQTMRLMNIKQLTQLVRRGSS; encoded by the coding sequence ATGCAGACTACAGCTTATAGTGAGCTTTTCCCACTATTTAATACAGCTAGCCCAAAAACCTTAGAATGGTTTGAGTCCATTGCGGTGGAGCATGAGTACCCGACCGACCGAGCTATCATCATGGAAGATGCTTGGGGTAATGCTGTTTACTTTATTGTCTCCGGCTGGGTTAAAGTGCGACACTTACGCGGTGAAAACGATGTCACACTGGCAATTTTGGGTCGGGGTGACTTTTTTGGTGAAATGGCAATTCTTGATGAATCTCCCCGCTCAACCGATATCGTTGCCATGTCGAACGTGCGACTACTGACCATTTCTGCACAACGCTTTATTCAAACTCTCTTTAAAGATCCCCAGTTGCACCATCGCATGTTACAACTGATGGTGCGGCGGTTACGTCAGAGCAATGTCCGGTTACAAAATCGCTATCAACCTCCAGCGGTTAATTTAGTCAATACTCTAGTGGGTTTGGCAGACAATTACGGTGAAATAACTGAAAAAGGCACAGAAATCTATAACATTTCCTATCAAGACTTAGCTGATATCACAGATATCAGTGTAGAGGATACTACCAAAATTATGGAAAAGCTGGAGAGTAAGGGCTGGATTAAGGCTGACCCGGAGCAGCAGACTATGCGCTTGATGAATATCAAGCAGCTAACTCAGCTGGTCAGACGAGGTAGCTCATAA